In the genome of Paenibacillus antri, one region contains:
- a CDS encoding cohesin domain-containing protein → MKNWILLLVTLCLAALPAAPALAAESTATVGISVAAQQQTVGKPFDVHIAISDAANLAGISFRLRYDPAKLQLAKRTNGEPMVQFASGFQFFGGSTVNETTGTLAYPLLYDKPTASAPVNSRVMTVTFVPLTSERVQVQLEHISVMNYLSSSIQKNTQASASVWVGPALPKSPDEPKFSIKSAMSLIRGTGGALVDFNGDGTADKSDMVYVLQQVEPRGFN, encoded by the coding sequence ATGAAAAATTGGATCCTGCTGCTTGTCACCCTCTGTCTAGCGGCGCTGCCAGCCGCTCCGGCGCTCGCCGCCGAGTCGACGGCGACGGTCGGGATCTCCGTCGCAGCGCAACAGCAAACCGTCGGCAAACCGTTCGACGTGCATATTGCGATAAGCGATGCGGCGAATCTTGCAGGGATTTCCTTCCGGCTACGGTATGACCCCGCGAAGCTGCAGCTTGCGAAGAGGACGAACGGCGAACCGATGGTGCAGTTCGCGTCGGGCTTCCAATTCTTCGGCGGCAGCACGGTCAACGAAACGACGGGGACGTTGGCGTATCCATTGTTATACGATAAGCCGACGGCTTCCGCGCCCGTGAACTCGAGAGTCATGACGGTGACGTTCGTTCCCTTGACGTCGGAGCGCGTGCAGGTGCAATTGGAGCACATTTCGGTCATGAATTATTTGTCCAGCTCGATTCAAAAAAATACGCAAGCGAGCGCCTCGGTATGGGTCGGACCGGCGCTGCCGAAATCCCCGGACGAACCGAAATTTTCGATCAAGAGCGCTATGAGTCTTATTCGGGGGACCGGCGGAGCTTTGGTCGATTTTAATGGAGACGGAACCGCCGATAAGTCGGACATGGTGTACGTGCTGCAGCAAGTCGAACCTCGAGGATTCAACTGA
- a CDS encoding S-layer homology domain-containing protein, whose translation MAIRKMLLSFCLLLASATIASGSVGAAASEPARFTMGVSAERLAPGGTVTVSVGVQGGEDVQGFSASLAYDADRLEVVDATLRSEFGTVGSNASFLQFDAGGELRVVAVRLGKSEGVSGDVPLFTVRLKAKSGSGEARVRLTAGASYSDSDSTLFQSDAEVGRTITVASGTAPGPGGPAPGAGGAPGGPGGGALPPAGLETGGQDAAASVMVDKDWFAEQRKAGETITVRVPEAESRLEVRLPLGALSSGSDRGNVYVVSPLGSYRLPLSLLSTFGVGAGADTELILSMEAVEADKDLSMREAADGIGASLLTGGVQFQVAVASGGITTPVADFGNEYVERSLPLPSGEIDANAVGVWYDEATASYRFVPTRFDREGGTTTATLRRPGNSVYAVASMSKSFEDLTNHWAKADIELLASKFILKGMSASTFEPEASVTRAQFAAMLMQALSLSEAPAHAAFSDVRPGDWHAGAVGAAAKAVLIAGYADGTFQPDRTITRQEMAVIVSRALAFVDKPAPESGPTLRYSDAAGIPEWASGAVAEASSAGIMSAVAADRFGGEQSTTRAQAAVVLKRMLQWVDFL comes from the coding sequence ATGGCTATTAGGAAAATGTTGTTATCGTTCTGCCTCCTTCTCGCGTCGGCAACCATTGCGTCCGGGAGTGTTGGCGCAGCCGCATCCGAACCTGCCCGATTTACAATGGGGGTATCCGCCGAGCGACTGGCGCCGGGCGGAACCGTGACGGTTTCCGTCGGCGTTCAAGGCGGGGAAGACGTACAAGGTTTCAGTGCATCGCTAGCGTATGACGCCGATCGCCTGGAAGTCGTCGATGCGACGCTGCGGTCCGAATTCGGCACGGTCGGTTCCAATGCTTCGTTCCTGCAATTCGATGCCGGCGGCGAGCTGCGGGTCGTCGCTGTACGGCTCGGGAAATCCGAAGGTGTATCCGGCGACGTTCCCCTGTTCACGGTTCGACTGAAGGCGAAGTCCGGAAGCGGGGAAGCTCGTGTCCGCTTGACCGCGGGTGCTTCGTACTCCGATTCCGACTCGACCTTGTTCCAGTCCGACGCCGAGGTAGGGCGTACGATTACGGTCGCGAGCGGGACCGCGCCGGGACCGGGCGGACCTGCGCCAGGGGCGGGCGGCGCTCCGGGAGGTCCGGGAGGCGGGGCGCTTCCCCCTGCAGGACTAGAGACAGGTGGCCAGGACGCCGCCGCAAGCGTGATGGTGGATAAAGACTGGTTCGCGGAGCAGCGGAAGGCAGGGGAGACGATCACGGTGCGGGTCCCGGAGGCCGAGAGCCGGCTCGAGGTCCGGTTGCCGTTAGGAGCGCTGTCGTCCGGGAGCGACCGAGGGAACGTATACGTCGTAAGCCCGCTGGGGTCGTATCGGTTGCCGTTGAGCCTGCTGTCGACGTTCGGCGTCGGAGCCGGGGCGGATACGGAGTTGATCCTCTCGATGGAGGCCGTGGAAGCAGATAAGGATCTTTCGATGCGGGAGGCGGCGGACGGCATCGGAGCGAGTCTTCTAACCGGCGGCGTACAATTCCAGGTTGCGGTCGCCTCCGGCGGCATAACGACGCCGGTCGCCGACTTCGGCAATGAATACGTAGAACGATCTTTACCGCTGCCTTCAGGCGAGATCGACGCGAACGCGGTCGGCGTATGGTACGACGAGGCGACTGCTTCCTATCGCTTCGTCCCGACACGCTTCGACCGCGAAGGCGGCACGACGACGGCGACGCTGCGACGCCCCGGCAACAGCGTGTATGCCGTCGCCTCGATGTCGAAATCGTTTGAGGATTTGACGAACCATTGGGCGAAGGCGGATATCGAGCTGCTCGCGTCGAAGTTCATCCTCAAGGGGATGTCGGCGTCGACGTTCGAACCGGAAGCGTCCGTCACCCGGGCGCAATTCGCCGCGATGCTGATGCAGGCGCTAAGCCTGTCCGAGGCGCCGGCCCATGCGGCGTTCAGCGACGTACGCCCCGGCGATTGGCATGCCGGCGCGGTCGGCGCCGCCGCGAAGGCCGTTCTGATCGCCGGGTACGCGGACGGCACGTTCCAGCCCGACCGGACGATCACGAGGCAGGAGATGGCGGTGATCGTGTCCCGGGCGCTCGCTTTCGTCGACAAGCCGGCGCCGGAGTCGGGGCCGACCCTTCGTTACTCGGATGCGGCCGGCATACCGGAGTGGGCGAGCGGCGCGGTCGCGGAAGCTTCGTCCGCCGGCATCATGAGCGCGGTTGCGGCGGATCGCTTCGGCGGGGAGCAATCGACCACGCGGGCGCAGGCGGCCGTCGTCTTGAAGCGGATGCTGCAATGGGTAGATTTCTTATAA
- a CDS encoding SEC-C metal-binding domain-containing protein, which produces MALPGRNDPCPCGSGKKFKKCCIDTYQEERPERQEASGTTRITRDKLPGWIDRELKWDNELYRLQAQHYVEHADAAFDPEDLRALVGFWHDFAHTTRPVFQKFGAFSAALEYFTPGDEGRGVTQSRLAAKYGVSSGTVSKRYAELAEYAETLDAPPETAGASQPNLERMYRDIDLLLKERQIESIEEAEAFVRDYMDRAMAGKPVPTPQGVSARERAQDLLFDAADAATSAERVRLAREAIALYPDSADAYVILGEESSDLEQARAYFRQGIEAGERDLGAAFFAENEGHFWGLSETRPYMRAKYNYAEFSWYADDVAEAERHLEEMLRLNAGDNMGARYLLAAAYLRLGKLDEAEALFERFEGEASASFAYDRLVLEFLKNGATSRLQLLYRAATQANKHVLTYLLGKEKLPKRLPEHYVVGGPDEAVHYVTTHASLWAQQPKLLHWLMEQQ; this is translated from the coding sequence TTGGCTCTGCCAGGAAGGAACGACCCGTGCCCATGCGGCAGCGGGAAAAAATTCAAGAAGTGTTGCATCGACACGTATCAAGAGGAACGTCCGGAGCGACAGGAGGCGTCGGGGACGACCCGGATCACGCGGGACAAGCTGCCCGGCTGGATCGACCGCGAGCTGAAGTGGGACAACGAGCTGTACCGGCTTCAGGCGCAGCATTACGTCGAGCATGCGGATGCGGCCTTCGACCCGGAGGATTTGCGCGCATTGGTGGGATTTTGGCATGATTTCGCGCATACGACCCGGCCGGTCTTCCAGAAGTTCGGCGCGTTCAGCGCGGCGCTCGAGTACTTCACCCCGGGCGACGAAGGGCGAGGCGTGACGCAGTCTCGACTGGCCGCCAAATACGGAGTCTCTTCGGGGACCGTCTCCAAGCGGTATGCCGAGCTGGCCGAATACGCGGAGACGTTGGACGCGCCTCCCGAAACGGCCGGCGCCTCGCAGCCGAACCTGGAGCGTATGTACCGCGATATCGACCTGCTCTTGAAAGAGCGGCAGATCGAATCGATCGAAGAGGCGGAGGCGTTCGTCCGCGATTACATGGATCGGGCCATGGCCGGGAAGCCGGTGCCGACGCCTCAGGGCGTCTCCGCGCGCGAGCGGGCGCAGGACTTGCTGTTCGACGCGGCCGACGCCGCGACCTCCGCGGAGCGCGTACGTCTCGCTCGGGAAGCGATCGCGTTGTACCCGGACTCGGCGGACGCGTACGTCATCCTCGGCGAGGAAAGCTCGGACCTGGAGCAAGCGCGGGCTTACTTCCGCCAAGGCATAGAGGCCGGCGAGCGGGATCTGGGAGCGGCGTTTTTCGCGGAAAACGAAGGGCATTTCTGGGGCCTCAGCGAAACGCGGCCCTACATGCGGGCGAAATACAACTACGCCGAGTTCAGCTGGTACGCCGACGACGTCGCGGAAGCGGAGCGGCATCTCGAAGAGATGCTGCGGCTGAACGCCGGGGACAACATGGGCGCGCGGTATTTGTTGGCGGCCGCGTATTTGCGGCTCGGGAAGCTCGACGAAGCGGAGGCGTTGTTCGAACGATTCGAGGGCGAAGCGTCCGCCTCCTTCGCGTACGACCGCCTCGTATTAGAATTCTTAAAGAACGGCGCCACTTCTCGCTTGCAGCTGCTGTATCGGGCCGCGACGCAGGCGAACAAACATGTACTTACGTACTTGCTCGGGAAGGAAAAGCTGCCTAAGAGGCTTCCGGAGCACTACGTCGTCGGCGGCCCCGACGAAGCGGTGCACTACGTCACGACGCACGCCTCCCTCTGGGCGCAGCAGCCGAAGCTGCTTCATTGGCTGATGGAGCAGCAATAA
- a CDS encoding carbohydrate kinase family protein: MTPTLVVIGNVFLDLKGYASHAYDPIGKNVGDVRFVHGGVGRNVAANLAALGGETRLLATVDDGAPSREIVERLDALGADTRFIRPADRGMGMWMAIVDADGNLAGSISRQPDFAGLARLLEDAGEEALRDATHLVLSVDLTEAITRRAIELAKRFGIPVYGLPNNLQVIGEHPALLGALDCFVCNHVEAERLSGRPWGSISNEERLASLRAFVDERELRAMVVTLGAEGSVYYDRAAGRSGFQPAFPARLVDSSGAGDAFAAGTAFALSRGLPLDRAVVCGAKVAGWVVESDRNECADARERMGRDDIFEKMGLI; the protein is encoded by the coding sequence ATGACCCCCACCCTCGTAGTTATCGGCAATGTATTTTTAGATTTGAAGGGGTATGCGTCGCATGCCTACGACCCCATCGGGAAAAACGTCGGCGACGTTCGCTTCGTTCACGGCGGCGTCGGGCGGAACGTCGCCGCCAATCTCGCCGCGCTCGGCGGCGAGACGCGGCTCCTCGCAACGGTCGACGACGGCGCGCCCAGCCGGGAAATCGTCGAGCGGTTGGACGCCCTCGGCGCGGATACCCGCTTTATCCGTCCTGCGGACCGCGGCATGGGCATGTGGATGGCCATTGTGGACGCCGACGGGAATCTGGCCGGTTCGATCTCGCGGCAGCCCGACTTCGCGGGTCTCGCCCGCCTGCTCGAGGACGCCGGCGAGGAGGCGCTTCGGGATGCCACGCACCTCGTCCTGTCGGTCGATCTTACCGAAGCGATCACCCGCCGGGCGATCGAGCTGGCGAAGCGCTTCGGCATCCCCGTCTACGGACTGCCGAACAACCTGCAGGTGATCGGAGAGCATCCCGCGTTGCTCGGCGCGCTCGACTGCTTCGTCTGCAATCATGTCGAAGCCGAGCGGCTCAGCGGCCGCCCCTGGGGCTCGATCTCGAACGAGGAGCGGCTGGCGTCGCTCCGCGCCTTCGTCGACGAACGCGAGCTTCGCGCCATGGTCGTCACCTTGGGAGCCGAAGGCTCCGTGTATTACGACCGCGCCGCCGGCCGCTCCGGCTTCCAGCCCGCGTTCCCCGCGCGGCTCGTCGACTCCAGCGGCGCGGGAGACGCCTTCGCCGCCGGGACGGCGTTCGCCTTGTCGCGCGGACTGCCGCTCGATCGCGCCGTCGTCTGCGGCGCGAAGGTCGCCGGTTGGGTCGTCGAATCCGACCGGAACGAGTGCGCGGACGCGCGGGAGCGGATGGGGCGGGATGACATTTTCGAGAAAATGGGTTTGATATAA
- a CDS encoding copper amine oxidase N-terminal domain-containing protein → MNQKTGSKKVTLLALATVVASMSIGSAVVGAADGNKGKGAEKKAEASVQAETSVTADVYGGGNNGNHGKGNTHGLENALSKLEGKPAAEVILEILADRTVDAEALALELEADGEIEAAVVAQQEAAVQNPTDAKLVKKLAKLLDKAGHKGIKAFVNGKQPEFDVKPFAKNGRTLVPFRAIAASLKADVSFDAATQTVTVVRGDVTVKLTLGSDTAYVNDVAVKLDVAAESVEGRTVIPLRFLAEAFDANVEFDVETQSVIITE, encoded by the coding sequence ATGAATCAGAAGACAGGTTCGAAGAAGGTAACGCTGCTCGCGCTTGCGACGGTGGTGGCGAGCATGAGCATCGGCTCCGCGGTCGTCGGCGCGGCGGATGGCAACAAGGGCAAAGGCGCTGAGAAGAAGGCCGAGGCGAGCGTGCAAGCGGAGACGAGCGTAACGGCGGACGTCTATGGCGGCGGAAATAACGGCAACCACGGGAAAGGCAACACCCATGGGTTGGAAAACGCGCTTTCCAAGCTCGAAGGCAAGCCGGCGGCCGAGGTCATTCTCGAGATTCTCGCGGACCGGACCGTCGACGCCGAGGCGCTTGCGCTCGAACTCGAGGCGGACGGCGAGATCGAAGCGGCGGTCGTCGCTCAACAGGAAGCGGCGGTGCAAAACCCGACCGATGCGAAGCTCGTGAAGAAGCTCGCGAAGCTGCTGGACAAGGCCGGCCACAAGGGGATCAAGGCGTTCGTCAACGGCAAGCAGCCGGAATTTGACGTGAAGCCGTTCGCGAAAAACGGACGCACGCTCGTGCCGTTCCGCGCGATCGCCGCATCGCTGAAGGCCGATGTGTCGTTCGACGCCGCGACGCAGACGGTGACGGTCGTCCGCGGCGACGTCACGGTGAAGCTGACGCTCGGCAGCGACACGGCATACGTGAACGACGTTGCCGTGAAGCTCGACGTGGCGGCGGAGTCGGTGGAGGGCCGTACGGTCATTCCGCTGCGCTTCTTGGCCGAAGCGTTCGATGCGAACGTTGAATTCGATGTCGAGACGCAAAGCGTCATTATTACGGAATAA
- a CDS encoding O-methyltransferase — translation MEMTESLTKQLNMVFGKLSEELANLSSGIVFVQIRSNVIGKFGIRHDPFETSKTRPFQGTSGLTESQRNDFRRMAIQALGHKVGWTHGEIQFEFAVRQGKLRLSITFESNYNMSNLLPKFDLGGGWGGAGEIEGA, via the coding sequence ATGGAGATGACCGAGTCGTTAACGAAGCAGTTAAACATGGTGTTCGGGAAGCTGAGCGAGGAGCTCGCGAATCTTTCGTCCGGCATTGTGTTCGTACAAATACGCAGCAACGTGATCGGGAAGTTCGGCATCCGGCACGATCCGTTCGAGACGAGCAAGACTCGGCCGTTCCAAGGCACGAGCGGGTTGACGGAGTCGCAGCGGAACGATTTCCGCCGAATGGCGATCCAAGCGTTGGGCCATAAGGTCGGATGGACGCACGGCGAGATCCAGTTCGAGTTCGCCGTCAGGCAAGGAAAGCTGAGATTGAGCATCACCTTCGAATCGAATTACAATATGTCCAACTTGTTGCCGAAGTTCGATCTCGGCGGCGGATGGGGCGGCGCCGGCGAGATCGAAGGGGCATAA
- a CDS encoding outer membrane lipoprotein-sorting protein — MRRSKWVMTLALTLAVALLLAACGGAKDAAGVVSDIEKLTGKLESYHAEGTMVLNTGQEPQEYGVVVSYQKPEYYRIALTNEANDITQIVLRNDEGVFVLTPHLNKSFRFKSDWPNNQGQAYLFETLAQSIIHDDERQFTAEENAYVFDVLANYQNASLVRQKIWLSKEDYKPQRVVVTDADANEMVTVTFSSFEFDKSFEDNWFDMNRNMTSVSIQSVPVLATEGEGQGEQTAEANEHFGIIYPGYVPEGVEERSAADFKLGERDAIMIRYVGEYDYTLVESKAAEERMASSSIGTVIELDLGRTVGVLIGENEQRTLLWTHDGVDYRLSTGNLPYEEMVKVAQSVFDQSGK; from the coding sequence ATGAGACGTAGCAAGTGGGTCATGACCTTGGCGCTGACGTTGGCGGTGGCGCTGCTGTTGGCGGCGTGCGGAGGCGCGAAGGATGCGGCGGGTGTCGTAAGCGACATCGAGAAGTTGACGGGCAAGCTGGAGAGTTATCACGCGGAAGGCACCATGGTGTTGAATACGGGGCAGGAGCCCCAAGAGTACGGCGTCGTCGTCAGCTATCAGAAGCCGGAGTACTACCGCATCGCGCTTACGAACGAGGCGAACGACATTACGCAGATCGTGCTGCGCAACGACGAAGGCGTGTTCGTTCTGACGCCGCACCTCAATAAGAGCTTCCGCTTCAAGAGCGACTGGCCGAACAATCAAGGGCAGGCGTACTTGTTCGAGACGCTGGCGCAATCGATCATCCACGACGACGAGCGCCAATTCACCGCGGAGGAAAATGCGTACGTCTTCGACGTCCTGGCCAACTACCAGAACGCCTCGCTCGTCCGCCAGAAAATCTGGCTGAGCAAGGAAGACTACAAGCCGCAGCGCGTCGTCGTGACGGATGCGGACGCGAACGAGATGGTCACGGTGACGTTCAGCTCCTTCGAGTTCGACAAGAGCTTCGAGGACAACTGGTTCGATATGAACCGGAATATGACGAGCGTGTCGATCCAGTCGGTGCCGGTGCTGGCGACCGAAGGCGAAGGCCAAGGCGAACAAACGGCGGAAGCGAACGAACACTTCGGCATCATCTATCCGGGCTACGTGCCGGAAGGCGTCGAGGAGCGGTCGGCGGCGGACTTCAAGCTCGGCGAGCGCGACGCGATCATGATCCGGTACGTCGGCGAATACGACTACACGCTCGTCGAGTCCAAGGCGGCGGAAGAGCGGATGGCGTCCAGCTCGATCGGCACGGTCATCGAGCTCGACCTCGGCCGCACGGTCGGCGTCCTGATCGGCGAGAACGAGCAGCGGACGCTTCTGTGGACGCACGACGGCGTCGATTACCGCCTCTCCACCGGCAATCTTCCTTATGAAGAGATGGTGAAGGTAGCGCAATCGGTATTCGATCAGAGCGGGAAGTAA
- the alr gene encoding alanine racemase, with protein sequence MDTYRWTRAEVDLDALHHNLEQFRIALGPDIKIMAVVKANAYGHGAVKVAEEAIRHGVEYLAVAFLDEALELRHFGIEAPILVLGYTPAAGVEVARNRGITLTVFDDDVLEAAASQHPTKTLNIHVKVDTGMGRIGLTDEQDAIRFVEKALKTPGVAVEGLFTHYACADECDKTHVTEQYRKFARIADHFQKQGISLKYVHAGNSATGIDTPDYTRNMLRLGVSMYGLYPSEEVNHERVRLKPVMSLKSGVVMVKRLPQGSTVSYGANYATAQDGETIATLPIGYADGYSRLLTGKAEALIRGKRVPVVGNICMDQCMVRVDDGEVEVGEEVVLFGTQGEETVPVEELAAKLGTINYEITCMVSHRVPRVYVKGGRVTEFDNPLLHFTNEKSIRS encoded by the coding sequence GTGGATACGTACCGATGGACGCGGGCCGAGGTCGACTTGGATGCGCTGCACCACAATTTGGAGCAGTTCCGAATCGCCCTCGGCCCCGATATAAAGATTATGGCCGTCGTGAAAGCGAATGCGTACGGCCATGGCGCGGTGAAGGTCGCCGAAGAGGCGATCCGCCACGGCGTCGAATATTTGGCGGTCGCCTTCCTGGACGAGGCGCTCGAGCTAAGGCATTTCGGCATCGAAGCGCCGATTCTGGTGCTCGGCTATACGCCGGCGGCCGGCGTCGAAGTCGCGAGAAACCGCGGCATTACGCTTACGGTGTTCGACGACGACGTGCTGGAAGCCGCAGCGTCGCAACACCCGACGAAAACGTTAAACATCCACGTGAAGGTGGACACCGGCATGGGCCGCATCGGCCTGACCGACGAGCAAGACGCGATTCGCTTCGTCGAGAAGGCGCTCAAGACGCCCGGCGTCGCGGTCGAAGGGCTGTTCACGCATTACGCGTGCGCCGACGAATGCGACAAGACGCATGTGACGGAGCAGTATCGGAAGTTTGCGCGGATCGCGGATCATTTTCAAAAGCAAGGAATTTCGTTAAAGTACGTGCATGCCGGCAACAGCGCGACGGGGATCGACACGCCGGACTACACGCGGAATATGCTGCGCCTCGGGGTGAGCATGTACGGGTTGTATCCGTCGGAAGAGGTCAACCATGAGCGGGTGCGGCTGAAGCCGGTCATGTCGCTGAAGTCGGGCGTCGTGATGGTGAAGCGGCTGCCGCAAGGCAGCACCGTCAGCTACGGCGCGAATTACGCGACGGCGCAGGACGGCGAGACGATCGCCACGCTGCCCATCGGCTACGCGGACGGGTATTCCCGGCTGCTGACCGGGAAGGCGGAGGCGCTCATTCGCGGCAAGCGGGTGCCGGTCGTCGGCAACATCTGCATGGACCAGTGCATGGTCCGGGTGGACGACGGCGAGGTCGAGGTCGGCGAAGAGGTCGTGTTGTTCGGAACGCAAGGCGAGGAGACGGTTCCGGTAGAGGAATTGGCGGCGAAGCTCGGGACGATCAATTACGAGATTACTTGTATGGTGTCGCACCGCGTGCCGCGCGTATATGTGAAGGGCGGTCGGGTGACGGAGTTCGATAACCCGCTGCTGCATTTTACCAACGAGAAAAGCATAAGGTCTTAG
- a CDS encoding CopG family ribbon-helix-helix protein, protein MSNVHNTKRIMISLPDHLLQEVDGIVEKENSNRSEFIRQAMKLYLTERKKRHLRETMQRGYMEMAKINLSMCTEAFLAEEEADNTLGRLVSGV, encoded by the coding sequence GTGTCCAACGTTCACAACACCAAGAGAATCATGATAAGCTTACCGGATCACCTGCTGCAGGAGGTCGACGGCATCGTCGAGAAGGAAAACTCCAACCGCAGCGAGTTCATTCGTCAGGCCATGAAGCTGTATTTGACGGAGCGGAAGAAGCGACACCTTCGCGAGACTATGCAGCGCGGGTATATGGAGATGGCGAAGATCAATCTCTCGATGTGTACCGAAGCGTTCTTGGCCGAAGAAGAAGCCGACAACACTTTAGGCCGCTTAGTTAGCGGGGTGTAG
- a CDS encoding type II toxin-antitoxin system PemK/MazF family toxin has product MIVKRGDVFFADLSPVVGSEQGGVRPVLVIQNDIGNRFSPTVIVAAVTAQIQKAKLPTHVEIDAESHGFDRDSVILLEQIRTIDKQRLTDKITHLDEETMRKVDDALQISVGLIDF; this is encoded by the coding sequence TTGATCGTCAAACGCGGGGACGTTTTCTTTGCGGATCTCTCTCCGGTCGTGGGATCGGAACAGGGCGGGGTCCGCCCGGTATTGGTCATTCAGAACGACATCGGCAACCGGTTCAGCCCGACCGTCATCGTAGCCGCCGTCACGGCGCAAATTCAGAAAGCGAAGCTCCCGACGCACGTCGAGATCGATGCGGAATCGCACGGGTTCGACCGTGATTCCGTCATCTTGTTGGAGCAAATCCGTACGATCGACAAGCAGCGGCTCACGGACAAAATTACGCACCTGGACGAAGAAACGATGCGTAAGGTCGACGACGCGCTGCAGATCAGTGTGGGCTTGATCGATTTTTAG